The Parvibaculum sp. DNA segment GTTCATGCTGGCGGCAGGTTACACGCTGCTGCACAACGGCCATGTTCGCGTCGACGTTTTCTACCGCACCGCCTCTCCGGCCTATAAGGCCCGCGTCGATCTCCTCGGCACGCTGCTGCTTCTCTGGCCGGTCTGCTTCCTGATCTTCTATGTCGCCTTCCCCTATGTCGAAAGCTCTTGGTCGGTGCGCGAAGGAAGCCGCGAGACCAGCGGCATCCAGGGCGTCTACCTGCTGAAAAGCGTCATCCTCGTTTTCGTCGTGCTGCTGGCGCTGCAGGGCCTCTCCACCGTCATTCATGCGTTGCGCGTTCTTGCCGGGCTCGAAAAGCCCGTCGAGGAAGCCTCGCCCGTTCTCTAGGCCCCGTCGATGGACCTGCGCGACTCGCTCGACTTGCTGATGTTCGCGATGCTCTGCGTCGTGCTGCTGACCGGTTTTCCGGTCGCCTTCACGCTGGCCGGCATCGCGCTGATCTTCGGCCTGATCGGCATGGCCTTCGGCGTCTTCGATTTCGGCTTCATGGCCGCGCTGCCGCAGCGCATCTACGGCAACATGACCAATGACGTGCTGATCGCCGTGCCGCTCTTCGTCTTCATGGGCACGATGCTGGAGCGTTCGCGCGTCGCCGAGGAACTGCTTGAAAACATGGGCCGCCTCTTCGGCCGCCTGCGCGGCGGTCTCGGCATTTCGGTTTCGGTCGTCGGCGCGTTGCTCGCAGCTTCCACCGGCATCGTCGGCGCCACCGTCGTCACGATGGGCCTGCTGGCGCTCCCCACCATGCTCCGGCGCGGCTACGATCCGGCGCTGGCCTCGGGCTCCATTGCCGCCGCCGGCACGCTCGGCCAGATCATCCCGCCCTCGATCGTCCTCGTGCTGCTCGGCGACCAGCTCGCCAATTCCTATCAGCGCGCACAGCTCGACCAGGGCATCTTCGCGCCCGACACGCTCTCGGTCGGCGATCTTTTTGCCGGCGCGCTGATCCCCGGCCTGATGCTGGTCGTCTTCTACATCCTCTACCAGATCGTCCGCGCCGCGCTCGACCCGAAATCATCGCCCGCCATGCCCGCCGACGACACGCTCACAACCGCCGAGCTCTACCGCCGCACGCTGCGCGCGCTGATCCCGCCCGTCGCGCTCATCGTCGCCGTCATGGGCTCGAT contains these protein-coding regions:
- a CDS encoding TRAP transporter large permease subunit; this encodes MDLRDSLDLLMFAMLCVVLLTGFPVAFTLAGIALIFGLIGMAFGVFDFGFMAALPQRIYGNMTNDVLIAVPLFVFMGTMLERSRVAEELLENMGRLFGRLRGGLGISVSVVGALLAASTGIVGATVVTMGLLALPTMLRRGYDPALASGSIAAAGTLGQIIPPSIVLVLLGDQLANSYQRAQLDQGIFAPDTLSVGDLFAGALIPGLMLVVFYILYQIVRAALDPKSSPAMPADDTLTTAELYRRTLRALIPPVALIVAVMGSILGGIATPTEAAALGAIGSILLAGDRLQGMKFPARLAALSLIALLILTWAMDLRTARSEISDADRAGIWLAYALCAGVAYGLLACLIRLLGGKVLSDVVQSTARITSMVFVILIGAALFSLVFRGLGGDDTVREFLTAVPGGPMGAVIIVMAIMFLLGFFLDFIEIIFVVVPIVAPILLMMGVDPVWLGIMMAINLQTSFLTPPFGFALFYLRGVAPDTVTTMQIYRGAVPFVLIQIFALAVIAMFPALATWLPKLLFSGM
- a CDS encoding TRAP transporter small permease subunit, with the translated sequence MNALARLATLIDALNERVGRAVAWLALFMVLAQFAVVLMRYIFGVGSVWAQESIVYMHGTLFMLAAGYTLLHNGHVRVDVFYRTASPAYKARVDLLGTLLLLWPVCFLIFYVAFPYVESSWSVREGSRETSGIQGVYLLKSVILVFVVLLALQGLSTVIHALRVLAGLEKPVEEASPVL